The Streptomyces sp. NL15-2K genome contains a region encoding:
- a CDS encoding ROK family protein has protein sequence MGRLTGGDPSLLRRINSAVVLHALRATDCATLTEITRVTGLSRPTVEGVVEGLIEAGYVVEKAADESVVRRQGRPARRFRFRAEAGHLLGVEIGAHRVAVLLADLDGRVIGAQTKDVDETASADERLERLRTAVAELLRRAGVARGSLRAVGVATPGIVEADGTVRLGTALPQWTGLRLGERLSRSFKCPVLVENDANAAAVAEHWKGAATESDDVVFVLAGLSPGAGSLIGGRLHRGYGGAAGEIGALHLLGREATPETLLSTTDEPLHPLDEQAVAKVFTQAREGDQRARAAVDRFIQRLVHDVAALVLALDPELVVIGGWAVGLDGVLDPLRRELARYCLRPPKVALSLLGEAAVATGALRLALDHVEEQLFAVEGTVTARR, from the coding sequence GTGGGGCGGCTGACCGGCGGGGATCCCTCGCTGCTGCGGAGGATCAACTCCGCGGTGGTGCTGCACGCGCTGCGTGCCACGGACTGCGCCACGCTCACCGAGATCACCCGGGTGACCGGACTGTCCCGGCCGACCGTCGAGGGCGTCGTCGAGGGGCTCATCGAGGCGGGGTACGTCGTCGAGAAGGCCGCCGACGAGAGCGTCGTACGGCGGCAGGGGCGGCCCGCGCGGCGGTTCCGGTTCCGGGCCGAGGCCGGACATCTGCTGGGCGTGGAGATCGGGGCGCACCGCGTCGCCGTGCTCCTCGCCGACCTGGACGGCCGGGTGATCGGCGCGCAGACCAAGGACGTCGACGAGACGGCGTCGGCGGACGAGCGCCTGGAGCGGCTGCGCACCGCGGTGGCCGAACTGCTGCGACGGGCCGGTGTCGCGCGCGGCTCCCTGCGGGCCGTGGGGGTCGCCACGCCAGGGATCGTGGAGGCGGACGGCACGGTACGGCTGGGCACCGCCCTGCCTCAGTGGACGGGGCTGCGGCTGGGCGAGCGGCTGAGCCGCTCCTTCAAGTGCCCGGTCCTGGTCGAGAACGACGCCAACGCCGCGGCGGTCGCCGAGCACTGGAAGGGCGCCGCGACCGAGTCCGACGACGTCGTGTTCGTCCTGGCCGGGCTCAGTCCGGGGGCCGGTTCGCTGATCGGCGGGCGGCTGCACCGGGGGTACGGCGGGGCGGCCGGGGAGATCGGCGCGCTGCATCTGCTGGGCCGGGAGGCGACGCCGGAGACGCTGCTGTCCACCACGGACGAGCCCCTGCACCCGCTGGACGAGCAGGCGGTCGCCAAGGTCTTCACGCAGGCCCGCGAGGGCGACCAGCGGGCCCGCGCGGCCGTCGACCGCTTCATCCAGCGGCTGGTGCACGACGTGGCGGCGCTCGTGCTGGCCCTCGACCCGGAACTGGTCGTCATCGGCGGCTGGGCGGTCGGCCTGGACGGCGTACTGGACCCGCTGCGGCGGGAGTTGGCGCGCTACTGTCTGCGGCCCCCGAAGGTGGCTCTGTCACTCCTGGGTGAGGCGGCCGTCGCGACGGGTGCGCTGCGGCTGGCGCTCGATCATGTGGAGGAGCAGCTGTTCGCGGTGGAGGGCACGGTGACCGCCCGCCGCTGA